The Burkholderia cepacia ATCC 25416 genome includes a window with the following:
- the bcpA gene encoding contact-dependent inhibition toxin BcpA, with amino-acid sequence MNKNAHRLVFSRLRGMVVAVAETATAEGKSATGEARARRRSSTSGARVLVAGVAALGMLPTLSGAQIVPTPGTSTQVIQTPNGLPQVNVARPSSAGVSVNTYNQFDVQKAGAILNNSATMVQTQQAGWINGNPNYGAGQAARIIVNQVNSPNPSQIRGALEIAGARAELVIANPSGIFVDGGTFLNTSRATLTTGVPYYGADGSLAGYNVNRGLVTVSGAGLNATGTDQVDLIARAVQVNAAVYAKNLNVIAGAAQVNHDTLAATPIAGDGPAPAVAIDVSQLGGMYSNRIFLASNEFGVGVANAGTIAAQAGDLTLQSNGRLVLTGKTTASGNLALSAAGGIQNNGTTYAQQSLSASTSADLTNSGTFAAQQNTTVNVGSVNSTGTLGAGVNNDGSVAHSGDLNLTASGQLTATGQNVAGGNASLTGGSVNLAGSQTAANGNLSLNATAGDVNLANATTSAQGAIQANASGTVINDHGSLSSGGSTTLTGGNLSNQGGKVSSQGPLSVNVAGQIANRSGEMVSESTAEVRGGAIANNQGTVQSAAGMTVAGASLDNTAGRITSLNGDGLSVMTTGQLTNAAGTTANGAHGGVIGGNGDVSVQGANVVNRGVITSNTNLRVSGQSVDNGSGTLQAAQKVVVDAGVRLVNNGGSIVGLTAALTGTTLDNSAGAVQANQVSLNATDLVNHGGTITQTGASAMNVNVSGTLDNSNAGTLQTNSTDLALTPTALVNDGGTITHAGNGTLTLGGGSGSISNVGGSIASNGRVAAQTGALNNAAGSINAQSGLTATVAGTLNNASGKLLSNTDLSVTSGMLTNDGGQIGAGTNAAIHSGSMTNQNGSIVAPNLSIAADSTLDNSGGKLEANQIALTAENLVNHGGTITQYGSSTMGMNVSGTLDNSAAGVIQTNSTDLTLKPAELNNAGGNITHAGTGTLTIAPGNGSSALNNASGTIVTKGQAIVNAAAWNNASGILAAQRGINATIAGDVNNAQGLLRSDASLSLKSGGALSNQGGHVQAGQSTADDTSTLDIQSASIDNADGAIVDLGAGKMTVQGDNQIANSHAGGVSGMGAITGNGDVTVSAASISNTQGGQLSGASLHVQGNSLDNSGGIIGNVTNSNGNVNVTTTGAVTNTNGQIGSTHDLSVAAATLQGGGTYSAAHDANVNLQGDYTAASDTQFNVGHDLAFTLPGTFTNNASLQSVNNLSVNAGNIVNAGALTAGGLLRTQSTDLTNTGALVGASVSLNATNTISNLGPTALIGGSDSNGMLEILAHDIENRDDTTATDSMATTAIFGMGKVVLAGGKDANGNYTNAALVNNVSALIQSEGDMELHADKLTSTRRVMKTSTSSIDPSLLGQFGIPISGRTGQVGVKDPYSIGGVYTEPPHGGQWNSTYQFTTYYADSATATAVTDISPAAQIVSGGKIDASSVGTLQNYWSNIAAVGDIKMPARYDADGWAASGQKLPGVSVSYSGQYHYNNYDNSEYDWKLPFGNAPFVGSRPGGYTQAAPASIKDYKLPRYDATLNSNGTISGTGVSVNNSAGNASIPSLGLLPGQSVPGLTPTNLSGNASGAKSGASSVHGGAPAPVDPIIASATALNVLNNLAIPQGGLFKPTTAPNASYVIETNPAFTNQKNFISSDYFFGQLGVDLTHIPKRLGDGFYEQQLVRNEVTSLTGKAVLGPYADLETMYQSLMAAGASLSKSLDLPIGASLSADQVSKLTSNVIMMETRVVDGQSVLVPVVYLAKASQQNIDGPLISATNIDFQNAQSFTNSGTIKADNTLAIQGKQIDNAFGALQSGGLMSLKTENNIDLTSANVKAGSLQLDAGKDLILDTATKTNARVSRDGATSVVTTLGPIAKLDVAGNASIVTGGNFQQNAGNLSVGGNLGMNVGGNWDLGAVQTGEHKIVQRANGVSNTDINKVTGSSVTVGGQSSIGVGGDLTAKGAQIDLGQGGTIAAKGDVTLGAASATSTVNSNSSGSDSHGSYAETLHTSDQALSGTTLKGGDTVTLASGKDLTISGSTISLDKGNANLMAAGDVNIGAATETHELNSHETHSHSNVVSGAKIASGIDQTATYSQGSTVSADGVNIVSNRDINVTGSNVVGTNDVTLQAKRDVNVTTSQDTTQSSSYFDKKESGLLTNGGLSVTVGSRSAARQDQSSSVTNKGSVIGSSQGNVTIQAGKDASITGSTVVAGQDVGITAQNVTVNAAYDTYKDAQSQKFSQSGLSVGLGGGLVGLGQSMAGAVRQGQQSGDSRLVAVQAVAAAEQAYQNRGGIKDAANALSNGNVSEAAKGVQVQLSIGSSHSSSNATTSISSAKGSSIIGNGNVSITATGTPDANGNVQAGTGNIAMTGASVLGKNVALDANNAVTLQSAQSTDQSTSSNSSTGWNAGVAIGVGKNTGISVFANGSNSHGQGNGDSVTQTNTTVAAGNSLTMKSGGDATLSGAKVSGDKVKVDVGGDLTMTSLQDTSNYSSNQHNTGVSGSFTFGYGGGVDASIGHTSIDANYASANQQTGIVAGNGGFEVNVTGHTQLNGAQIASAAPADNNTLTTSSLGFTDIQNKMSYSGSSEGFSTSGGPNFAQTGDSASGVTHAAVSPAKIVVKSDEQNGTDSTSGLSRDTANANQTVENTFNLQKVQNNMAFAQAFGKVATFAVAEAATQLENSSPQMKALFGEGGAGRDALHAAVAAIGAALSGGNVGGAVAGSLAGDVLQSLAQPIIDQTVSQLPLSAQSAARNALNEIVATAGGAAAGAVAGGGSSGALAGAGSAINNELYNRQLHVEEVKVVEQLAKEKAQAVCRGDASCVAKATTYWTDMLERAAKGMVDDTANKENMAYLQTLIQTANNPTSEGAMGGLSSYLANLQTAQDMLSQYMGKPILVRGTPIISAGSAQTYFSATPEQRSNQSLNAILGSLPGSIVPGASQRDQNRVDSFATQNGSVKPDYTIEETVIGGILTNKIASTAARVGESIDVWLAGPVNPTGKGFISTGKMTMESMPVKLNTAEQGVLSQLDQLPSKDLQGQAREYVANNYFVRNGFTPLDGKCGANCFDGVYIKGDTVYVNEVKPLNKSGSIDLNPENPATGLPTQQTDTWVEYAIKRLKDTEDPQFVNTATVIEQAMKKGKLVKLVSGVDSNGMVIVKIPRN; translated from the coding sequence ATGAATAAGAATGCGCACCGCCTGGTGTTTTCCAGGCTTCGGGGTATGGTGGTGGCCGTCGCGGAGACAGCGACAGCTGAAGGGAAATCCGCAACAGGCGAAGCTCGCGCGCGGCGGCGGTCGTCGACGTCCGGCGCTCGCGTCCTGGTGGCGGGCGTCGCCGCGCTCGGCATGCTGCCCACCCTCTCCGGTGCGCAGATCGTCCCGACGCCCGGCACCAGCACGCAGGTGATCCAGACGCCGAACGGCTTGCCGCAAGTCAACGTGGCGCGTCCCTCGAGCGCGGGCGTATCGGTCAACACCTACAACCAGTTCGACGTACAGAAGGCCGGCGCGATCCTGAACAACTCGGCCACGATGGTTCAGACCCAGCAGGCGGGCTGGATCAACGGCAACCCGAATTACGGCGCAGGCCAGGCCGCGCGGATCATCGTCAACCAAGTCAACAGCCCGAACCCCTCTCAAATTCGGGGCGCTTTGGAGATCGCAGGCGCTCGCGCCGAGCTGGTCATCGCTAACCCGTCCGGGATTTTCGTGGACGGTGGAACCTTCCTGAATACCAGCCGCGCAACCTTGACGACCGGCGTGCCGTACTACGGCGCCGACGGTTCACTCGCCGGTTATAACGTTAACCGCGGGCTCGTAACCGTGTCAGGCGCCGGCCTGAACGCAACCGGTACCGATCAGGTTGACCTTATCGCCCGTGCCGTACAGGTGAATGCAGCGGTCTATGCGAAGAACCTGAACGTGATCGCCGGGGCGGCCCAAGTCAACCACGACACGCTTGCCGCGACGCCGATCGCCGGCGACGGCCCCGCTCCGGCGGTCGCGATCGACGTGAGCCAGTTGGGCGGAATGTATAGCAATAGGATCTTCCTCGCATCGAATGAATTCGGCGTGGGGGTGGCCAACGCCGGTACGATCGCTGCGCAGGCGGGTGATCTCACATTGCAGTCGAACGGCCGACTTGTGCTGACGGGCAAGACGACCGCGAGTGGCAACCTCGCGCTGTCGGCGGCCGGCGGCATTCAGAACAACGGCACGACGTACGCGCAGCAATCGCTATCGGCCAGCACAAGCGCCGACCTCACGAATAGCGGCACGTTCGCTGCGCAGCAGAACACGACCGTGAACGTCGGCAGCGTCAATTCGACCGGCACGCTCGGCGCGGGTGTGAACAACGACGGTTCCGTCGCGCACAGCGGCGACCTGAATCTGACGGCGTCGGGCCAGCTCACCGCGACCGGCCAGAATGTGGCGGGCGGTAACGCGTCGCTGACGGGCGGCAGCGTGAATCTCGCCGGCAGCCAGACGGCCGCAAACGGCAATCTGTCGCTGAACGCGACGGCCGGCGACGTGAATCTCGCAAATGCGACGACGAGCGCACAAGGCGCCATTCAGGCGAATGCTTCCGGCACGGTGATCAACGATCACGGCAGCTTGTCGAGTGGCGGCAGCACGACGCTGACCGGCGGCAACCTGTCGAACCAAGGCGGCAAGGTCTCGTCGCAAGGCCCGCTGTCGGTCAACGTGGCCGGCCAGATCGCCAACCGGTCTGGCGAGATGGTGTCCGAAAGTACGGCGGAGGTGCGTGGTGGCGCCATCGCAAACAACCAGGGCACCGTTCAAAGCGCGGCCGGGATGACGGTGGCCGGCGCGTCGCTGGACAACACGGCCGGCCGGATCACGTCGCTTAACGGCGACGGCCTGTCGGTGATGACCACCGGTCAACTGACCAATGCGGCGGGCACGACCGCGAACGGCGCGCACGGCGGCGTTATCGGCGGCAACGGCGATGTGTCGGTCCAAGGCGCAAACGTTGTCAATCGCGGCGTGATCACCTCCAATACGAATCTGCGGGTATCGGGCCAGTCGGTCGACAACGGCAGCGGCACGCTGCAGGCCGCGCAAAAGGTGGTTGTCGACGCAGGCGTGCGCCTGGTCAACAACGGCGGCTCGATCGTCGGTCTGACGGCCGCGCTGACGGGCACGACCCTCGACAATAGCGCGGGTGCCGTACAGGCCAACCAGGTGTCGTTGAACGCGACCGACCTCGTGAACCATGGCGGTACGATCACGCAGACCGGCGCCAGCGCGATGAACGTGAACGTGTCGGGCACGCTCGACAACTCGAATGCCGGCACGCTGCAAACCAACAGCACCGACCTGGCGCTCACCCCCACCGCACTCGTGAATGACGGCGGCACGATCACGCATGCCGGCAACGGCACACTGACGCTCGGAGGCGGCTCGGGCTCGATATCGAACGTAGGCGGTTCGATCGCGAGCAACGGACGCGTCGCCGCCCAAACCGGCGCGCTAAACAACGCGGCGGGCTCGATCAACGCGCAGAGCGGGCTGACGGCAACCGTTGCCGGCACGCTGAACAATGCAAGCGGCAAGCTGTTGTCGAATACGGATTTGAGCGTCACCAGTGGCATGCTGACGAACGATGGCGGCCAGATCGGTGCGGGCACGAACGCGGCAATCCACTCAGGCTCGATGACGAACCAGAACGGTTCGATCGTCGCGCCGAACCTGTCGATCGCGGCCGACTCGACGCTCGACAACAGCGGCGGCAAGCTCGAGGCCAATCAGATTGCGCTCACGGCAGAAAACCTCGTCAACCACGGCGGCACGATTACGCAGTATGGGTCGTCAACGATGGGCATGAATGTCAGCGGCACGCTCGACAACTCGGCCGCTGGCGTGATCCAGACCAACAGCACGGATCTGACGCTCAAGCCCGCCGAGCTGAACAACGCAGGTGGCAACATCACACATGCCGGCACGGGCACGCTGACGATCGCACCGGGCAATGGCTCGAGCGCGCTGAACAACGCGTCGGGCACCATCGTGACGAAGGGACAAGCCATCGTCAACGCGGCCGCCTGGAACAATGCGAGCGGTATCCTCGCCGCGCAACGCGGCATCAATGCGACCATCGCAGGCGATGTGAACAACGCGCAGGGCCTGCTGCGATCGGACGCGTCGCTGTCGTTGAAGAGCGGCGGTGCCTTGTCGAACCAAGGTGGCCACGTCCAGGCCGGACAATCTACTGCTGATGACACCAGCACACTCGACATTCAATCGGCTTCGATCGACAACGCGGACGGCGCCATTGTCGACCTCGGTGCTGGCAAGATGACGGTGCAAGGCGACAACCAGATCGCGAACAGTCATGCCGGCGGTGTGTCGGGCATGGGTGCGATTACCGGTAACGGCGACGTGACGGTCAGCGCGGCATCGATCAGCAATACGCAGGGCGGTCAGCTCAGTGGTGCATCGCTGCATGTCCAGGGGAACTCGCTCGACAACAGTGGCGGCATCATCGGTAACGTCACGAATTCGAACGGCAACGTGAACGTCACGACGACCGGCGCGGTCACGAACACGAACGGCCAGATCGGCTCGACGCACGACCTGTCGGTCGCAGCGGCCACGTTGCAAGGTGGCGGCACATACAGCGCGGCGCACGACGCCAACGTGAACCTGCAGGGCGACTACACGGCGGCATCCGACACGCAGTTCAACGTCGGTCACGATCTCGCCTTCACGCTGCCCGGCACCTTTACGAACAACGCGAGCCTGCAGTCGGTCAACAACCTGAGCGTCAATGCGGGCAACATCGTCAACGCGGGCGCCCTGACGGCCGGCGGCTTGCTGCGTACGCAGTCGACCGATCTGACCAACACGGGGGCGCTGGTCGGCGCCAGCGTATCGCTCAACGCGACGAATACGATCTCGAACCTTGGACCGACCGCGTTGATCGGCGGATCGGACAGCAACGGTATGCTCGAAATCCTCGCGCATGACATCGAAAACCGCGACGACACGACGGCCACCGACTCGATGGCGACGACGGCCATCTTCGGCATGGGCAAGGTCGTGCTGGCAGGAGGCAAGGACGCAAACGGCAATTACACGAACGCCGCGCTGGTCAACAACGTGTCCGCGCTGATTCAGTCCGAAGGCGATATGGAATTGCATGCGGACAAATTGACGAGCACGCGCCGCGTGATGAAGACCTCGACGAGTTCGATCGATCCATCGCTGCTCGGCCAGTTCGGTATTCCGATCAGCGGCCGTACTGGCCAGGTCGGCGTGAAGGATCCGTACAGCATCGGCGGCGTCTACACCGAGCCGCCTCACGGCGGTCAGTGGAACAGCACGTATCAGTTCACGACCTACTATGCGGACAGCGCGACGGCGACGGCTGTAACGGACATCAGCCCGGCTGCCCAGATCGTGTCGGGCGGCAAGATCGACGCCTCTTCGGTCGGTACGCTGCAAAACTACTGGAGCAACATCGCGGCGGTCGGCGACATCAAGATGCCAGCCCGCTACGATGCCGACGGCTGGGCGGCGTCCGGTCAGAAACTGCCGGGCGTGTCGGTTTCCTACTCGGGGCAATATCACTACAACAATTACGATAATTCCGAATATGACTGGAAGCTTCCGTTCGGCAATGCGCCGTTTGTCGGCTCTCGGCCGGGTGGCTACACGCAGGCGGCGCCAGCATCGATCAAAGACTACAAGCTGCCGCGTTACGATGCGACGTTGAATTCGAACGGCACGATTTCCGGTACTGGAGTGAGTGTCAACAACTCGGCGGGCAACGCATCGATCCCGTCGCTCGGCCTGCTGCCGGGACAGTCGGTGCCGGGTCTCACGCCTACCAATCTGAGTGGGAACGCGAGCGGTGCGAAATCGGGGGCGTCGTCCGTGCACGGCGGTGCGCCCGCGCCGGTCGACCCGATCATCGCCAGCGCGACGGCGCTGAACGTGCTGAACAATCTCGCCATTCCGCAGGGCGGATTGTTCAAGCCGACTACCGCGCCGAACGCGAGCTATGTGATCGAGACGAACCCTGCGTTCACGAACCAGAAGAATTTCATTTCGAGCGACTACTTCTTCGGCCAGCTCGGCGTCGATCTCACGCATATTCCGAAGCGACTCGGTGACGGCTTCTACGAGCAGCAGCTCGTGCGCAACGAAGTCACGTCGTTGACCGGCAAGGCGGTACTCGGGCCGTACGCCGACCTGGAGACGATGTACCAGTCGTTGATGGCGGCCGGTGCGAGCCTGTCGAAGTCGCTCGATCTTCCGATCGGCGCGAGCCTGTCTGCCGATCAGGTATCGAAGCTGACCAGCAACGTAATCATGATGGAAACGCGTGTGGTCGACGGTCAGTCGGTGTTGGTGCCCGTCGTGTATCTCGCGAAGGCCAGCCAGCAGAACATCGACGGCCCGCTGATCAGCGCAACGAACATCGATTTCCAGAACGCGCAGTCGTTCACGAACAGTGGCACGATCAAGGCGGACAACACGCTGGCAATCCAGGGCAAGCAGATCGACAACGCATTCGGCGCGCTGCAAAGCGGTGGGCTGATGTCTCTGAAGACAGAGAACAACATCGATCTGACGTCGGCGAACGTGAAGGCGGGCAGCCTTCAGCTTGATGCCGGCAAGGACTTGATTCTCGACACGGCGACGAAGACGAATGCGCGCGTGAGTCGGGACGGCGCGACGAGCGTGGTGACGACGCTCGGGCCCATTGCCAAACTGGATGTCGCGGGCAACGCGTCGATCGTCACCGGCGGCAACTTCCAGCAGAACGCGGGCAACCTGTCGGTCGGCGGCAACCTCGGGATGAACGTCGGCGGCAACTGGGATCTCGGCGCGGTGCAGACGGGCGAGCACAAGATCGTGCAGCGGGCGAACGGTGTGTCGAACACCGACATCAACAAGGTCACCGGCAGTTCGGTGACGGTTGGTGGGCAGTCGAGCATCGGCGTGGGCGGTGATTTGACGGCCAAGGGCGCGCAGATCGACCTCGGCCAGGGCGGCACGATCGCCGCCAAGGGCGATGTGACGCTCGGCGCGGCGAGCGCGACGTCGACGGTCAACAGCAACAGTTCAGGCAGTGATAGTCACGGCAGCTACGCGGAAACGCTGCACACGTCCGATCAGGCACTGTCCGGGACGACGCTCAAGGGCGGCGATACCGTTACGTTGGCGTCAGGCAAGGATCTTACAATCAGCGGTAGCACGATCAGCCTGGATAAGGGTAATGCGAACCTGATGGCGGCCGGCGATGTGAATATCGGCGCCGCAACCGAAACGCACGAGCTGAATTCGCACGAAACGCACAGCCATAGCAATGTTGTCAGCGGAGCAAAGATCGCGAGCGGGATCGACCAGACGGCGACCTATAGCCAAGGCAGCACGGTGTCGGCCGACGGCGTCAACATCGTCAGCAACCGCGACATCAACGTGACGGGCAGCAACGTCGTTGGTACGAACGACGTCACCTTGCAGGCGAAGCGCGACGTCAACGTCACGACCTCACAAGACACGACTCAATCGTCCAGCTACTTCGACAAGAAGGAGTCGGGTCTGCTCACGAACGGTGGTTTGTCTGTGACGGTGGGCTCACGCTCGGCCGCGCGGCAAGACCAAAGCAGTTCCGTGACGAACAAAGGGAGTGTGATCGGGTCATCGCAGGGCAATGTGACGATCCAGGCAGGGAAGGATGCGTCGATTACGGGCAGTACGGTTGTTGCGGGCCAGGATGTCGGCATCACGGCACAGAACGTGACCGTAAATGCCGCATACGATACCTACAAGGACGCGCAGTCTCAGAAGTTCAGCCAATCGGGTTTGAGCGTCGGATTGGGTGGCGGCCTGGTCGGACTCGGACAGTCGATGGCAGGCGCGGTCCGCCAAGGCCAGCAGTCGGGTGACTCGCGTCTCGTGGCAGTGCAGGCGGTGGCGGCGGCCGAGCAGGCTTACCAGAACCGCGGCGGGATCAAGGACGCGGCCAATGCACTGTCGAACGGCAACGTAAGCGAGGCTGCCAAGGGTGTTCAGGTACAGCTCAGCATCGGATCGAGCCATAGCAGCAGCAATGCGACGACATCGATCTCGAGCGCGAAAGGTTCGTCGATCATCGGCAACGGCAACGTCTCCATTACCGCGACCGGCACGCCGGACGCGAACGGAAATGTTCAGGCAGGTACCGGCAACATCGCGATGACCGGAGCGTCGGTACTCGGCAAGAATGTTGCTCTCGACGCCAACAACGCGGTCACGCTGCAAAGCGCGCAGAGCACCGATCAGAGCACGAGCTCGAACAGTTCGACCGGCTGGAATGCGGGCGTCGCGATCGGCGTGGGCAAGAACACGGGCATCAGCGTCTTTGCGAATGGCTCGAACTCGCACGGCCAGGGCAACGGCGACAGCGTCACGCAAACCAACACGACGGTGGCGGCCGGCAACTCGCTGACGATGAAGTCGGGCGGCGACGCGACGCTGTCGGGCGCCAAGGTGTCTGGCGACAAGGTCAAGGTAGATGTCGGCGGAGACTTGACGATGACGAGCCTTCAGGATACGTCGAACTACAGCAGCAACCAGCACAACACGGGCGTCAGTGGCAGCTTTACGTTCGGCTATGGTGGTGGCGTCGACGCGTCGATCGGCCATACCAGTATCGACGCGAACTATGCGTCGGCGAACCAGCAAACCGGCATCGTGGCAGGCAATGGAGGGTTCGAAGTCAACGTGACGGGCCATACGCAGCTCAACGGCGCGCAGATCGCGAGCGCGGCGCCGGCCGACAACAATACGCTGACGACCAGCAGCCTCGGATTTACCGACATCCAGAACAAGATGTCGTATTCGGGCTCGTCGGAAGGTTTTTCGACGTCGGGTGGGCCGAACTTTGCGCAGACGGGTGACAGCGCGAGTGGTGTCACGCATGCTGCGGTGAGCCCGGCGAAGATTGTCGTGAAATCGGATGAGCAGAACGGCACGGACAGCACGTCCGGCCTGTCGCGTGACACGGCGAACGCGAACCAGACGGTGGAGAACACGTTTAACCTGCAGAAGGTCCAGAACAATATGGCCTTCGCCCAGGCGTTCGGCAAGGTCGCGACTTTCGCGGTAGCGGAAGCGGCGACGCAGCTGGAAAACAGCAGCCCGCAGATGAAGGCGCTGTTCGGCGAAGGCGGGGCAGGTCGTGACGCGCTGCACGCCGCAGTGGCGGCGATCGGGGCGGCGCTGTCGGGCGGGAACGTTGGTGGTGCCGTCGCGGGTTCTTTGGCCGGAGACGTGTTGCAGTCTCTGGCGCAGCCGATCATCGATCAGACGGTGAGCCAGCTGCCGCTGAGCGCGCAATCGGCGGCGCGGAACGCGCTGAACGAGATCGTGGCGACGGCAGGCGGAGCGGCGGCTGGCGCTGTCGCGGGTGGCGGGTCATCCGGCGCGCTGGCCGGTGCAGGATCAGCCATCAACAACGAGCTTTACAATCGACAGCTTCACGTAGAAGAGGTGAAGGTCGTCGAGCAGCTCGCGAAGGAAAAGGCGCAAGCGGTATGCCGTGGCGACGCGAGTTGCGTTGCGAAGGCAACGACCTACTGGACCGACATGCTTGAGCGCGCGGCGAAGGGAATGGTCGACGACACCGCCAACAAGGAAAACATGGCGTACCTTCAGACGCTGATCCAGACGGCGAACAATCCGACCAGCGAAGGCGCAATGGGCGGGCTGAGCTCCTACCTGGCGAACCTTCAGACCGCGCAAGATATGTTGTCGCAGTATATGGGCAAGCCGATTCTGGTCCGCGGCACGCCGATCATCTCCGCCGGTTCGGCTCAGACGTATTTCAGTGCGACACCGGAGCAACGTTCCAATCAAAGCCTCAATGCCATTTTGGGCTCGCTGCCTGGCTCAATCGTGCCGGGTGCGAGCCAACGTGATCAGAATCGAGTGGATTCCTTCGCGACGCAAAACGGCTCCGTGAAACCCGATTACACGATCGAGGAAACAGTCATCGGCGGTATCCTTACCAACAAAATCGCGTCGACGGCCGCGCGCGTGGGCGAGTCGATTGATGTTTGGTTGGCGGGGCCGGTGAATCCGACGGGCAAAGGGTTCATCAGCACCGGCAAGATGACGATGGAGAGCATGCCGGTGAAATTGAATACCGCAGAACAAGGCGTGCTGTCACAACTCGACCAGCTGCCGTCCAAGGATTTGCAGGGACAGGCCCGTGAATATGTGGCGAACAACTACTTCGTACGGAATGGCTTTACGCCGCTTGATGGGAAGTGTGGGGCCAATTGCTTTGACGGCGTCTACATCAAGGGCGACACTGTCTACGTCAATGAAGTAAAGCCGTTGAACAAATCTGGCTCGATTGACTTAAATCCTGAAAACCCGGCGACCGGACTTCCGACTCAGCAAACGGATACTTGGGTGGAATACGCCATTAAACGTCTGAAAGACACCGAGGACCCGCAATTCGTTAACACGGCAACTGTTATAGAACAAGCCATGAAAAAAGGAAAGCTAGTGAAGTTGGTTTCCGGAGTTGACTCCAATGGAATGGTTATTGTAAAGATTCCCCGGAATTAA
- a CDS encoding OsmC family protein — protein MASGEHKYRVAVAWTGNRGTGTSGYREYGRDHVIRAGSKPDIPGSSDPAFRGDASRWNPEDLLLASASACHKLWYLHLCSEAGIRVLAYVDDAEGTMVDRDEPGRFTEIVLRPHVTIQAGDDRERAEHLHHDAHAKCYIANSVNFPIRCEPTIEFAAA, from the coding sequence ATGGCATCTGGTGAACACAAGTATCGCGTCGCGGTCGCGTGGACGGGCAATCGCGGCACCGGCACGTCGGGGTATCGCGAGTACGGCCGCGATCACGTGATCCGGGCCGGTTCCAAGCCGGATATTCCCGGTTCATCGGACCCGGCGTTTCGAGGCGACGCGTCGCGCTGGAACCCCGAAGACCTGCTGCTGGCGTCGGCATCGGCGTGTCACAAGCTCTGGTACCTGCACCTGTGCTCCGAAGCGGGCATTCGCGTGCTCGCTTATGTCGACGATGCGGAAGGCACGATGGTCGACCGTGACGAGCCGGGCCGCTTCACGGAAATCGTGCTGCGCCCGCACGTGACCATTCAGGCGGGCGACGATCGCGAGCGGGCGGAACATCTGCATCATGATGCGCACGCGAAGTGCTATATCGCGAACTCGGTCAATTTTCCGATCCGCTGCGAACCCACGATCGAATTTGCCGCAGCGTGA
- a CDS encoding GntR family transcriptional regulator, with protein sequence MEAKLDSTADAVAASLRDMIINGEFEAGERLVERDLADRFGISRIPMREAIQRLEREGLLDIFRNRGAVVRMLGASDVQEIYDLRVLLEGDAIYRSVKRLDDETLARAELVHRLLGDTAVPRRQGELNREFHALLYSCCGNARQLQTIAELRSQVERYERLQGTLLADTPSFQVEHEEILQACRERNARAARSMTVAHLESARRIVMGLVEGD encoded by the coding sequence ATGGAAGCCAAACTCGATTCCACGGCGGACGCGGTCGCCGCCTCGTTGCGCGACATGATCATCAACGGCGAGTTCGAAGCGGGCGAACGGCTCGTCGAGCGCGACCTCGCCGACCGGTTCGGCATCAGCCGGATTCCGATGCGCGAGGCGATCCAGCGCCTGGAGCGCGAAGGGTTGCTGGACATCTTCAGGAATCGCGGCGCCGTCGTGCGCATGCTGGGCGCATCGGACGTGCAGGAAATCTACGACCTGCGCGTGCTGCTCGAAGGCGACGCGATCTACCGAAGCGTGAAGCGGCTCGACGACGAGACGCTCGCGCGTGCCGAACTCGTCCATCGCCTGCTCGGCGATACGGCCGTGCCGCGCCGGCAGGGCGAACTGAACCGCGAATTCCATGCGTTGCTGTATTCGTGCTGCGGCAACGCACGGCAATTGCAAACGATCGCGGAGCTGCGCAGCCAGGTCGAACGGTACGAGCGCCTGCAGGGCACGCTGCTCGCCGATACGCCGTCGTTCCAGGTCGAGCACGAGGAGATCCTGCAGGCGTGCCGCGAGCGCAATGCGCGTGCCGCTCGGTCGATGACGGTCGCGCATCTCGAATCGGCCAGGCGCATCGTGATGGGGCTCGTCGAAGGCGACTGA